From the Hymenobacter yonginensis genome, one window contains:
- the glgP gene encoding alpha-glucan family phosphorylase, producing the protein MAFEFNPYTPAPEFSTQAAYFSMEFALDQALKTYSGGLGFLAGSHMRSAYELKQNLIGIGILWSFGYYDQGRNEDQTMRCDFRHKDYSFLQDTGLIFPITIHGAAVQVKAMYLAPDTFGTAPMFFLTTDIPENDYISRTISHHLYDADTAARVAQSILLGVGGGKLLDLLGVKMDVYHLNEGHGLPLAFYLYEKHGRKLEEVQKRLVFTTHTPELAGNEEHPMKLLTDMTFFGSVPADEIRRVAGVEHEMLNYTLTALRFSRKANAVSKVHGTVANQMWGANKGICPIIPITNSQNGRYWRDQQLHEALEANDDQALLARKRKLKKQLFDLVADQTGTLLDPEVLTVVWARRFAGYKRADLILHDFERFQALVNNTDRPVQVLWAGKPYPKDYGAIGLFNDIIQKTKHLKTCAVLTGYELALSGYLKRGSDVWLNTPRFPREASGTSGMTAAMNGSLSLSIADGWIPEFVRHGENGFIIPHTDIHQPDHVKDATEASSLLDVLENDIVPLYYNEPAKYLAVAKAAMREVEPEFESGRMATEYYQKLYKA; encoded by the coding sequence ATGGCTTTCGAGTTCAACCCCTACACGCCCGCTCCCGAGTTCAGCACCCAGGCGGCGTACTTTTCCATGGAATTTGCCCTGGATCAGGCCCTCAAAACCTACTCCGGCGGCCTGGGCTTCCTGGCCGGCTCGCACATGCGCTCGGCCTACGAGCTCAAGCAGAACCTGATTGGCATCGGCATCCTCTGGAGCTTCGGCTACTACGACCAGGGCCGCAACGAAGACCAGACCATGCGCTGCGACTTCCGCCACAAAGACTACTCGTTTCTGCAGGACACCGGCCTGATCTTCCCCATCACCATCCACGGCGCGGCCGTGCAGGTGAAGGCCATGTACCTGGCCCCCGACACGTTCGGCACGGCCCCGATGTTCTTCCTGACCACCGACATTCCCGAAAACGACTATATCTCGCGCACCATCTCGCACCACCTCTACGACGCCGACACGGCGGCCCGCGTGGCGCAGAGCATCCTGCTGGGTGTGGGCGGCGGCAAGCTGCTCGATTTGCTGGGCGTGAAGATGGACGTGTACCACCTCAACGAGGGCCACGGCCTGCCGCTGGCGTTCTACCTCTACGAAAAGCACGGCCGCAAGCTGGAAGAAGTGCAGAAGCGCCTGGTGTTCACAACGCACACGCCCGAACTGGCCGGCAACGAGGAGCACCCCATGAAGCTGCTCACCGACATGACCTTCTTCGGCTCGGTGCCCGCCGACGAAATTCGCCGCGTGGCGGGCGTGGAGCATGAGATGCTCAACTACACGCTCACGGCCCTGCGCTTCTCGCGCAAAGCCAACGCCGTAAGCAAGGTGCACGGCACCGTGGCCAACCAGATGTGGGGCGCCAACAAGGGCATCTGCCCCATCATTCCCATCACCAACTCGCAGAACGGCCGCTACTGGCGCGACCAGCAGCTGCACGAAGCCCTGGAAGCCAACGACGACCAGGCCCTGCTCGCCCGCAAGCGTAAGCTCAAGAAGCAGCTCTTCGACCTCGTGGCCGACCAGACCGGCACCCTCCTCGACCCCGAGGTGCTGACCGTGGTGTGGGCCCGCCGCTTTGCCGGCTACAAGCGCGCCGACCTGATTCTGCACGATTTCGAGCGGTTCCAGGCCCTGGTGAACAACACCGACCGGCCAGTGCAGGTGCTGTGGGCCGGCAAGCCCTACCCCAAGGACTACGGCGCCATCGGCCTCTTCAACGACATCATCCAGAAAACCAAGCACCTGAAAACCTGCGCCGTGCTCACCGGCTACGAGCTGGCCCTGTCCGGCTACCTCAAGCGCGGCTCTGATGTGTGGCTGAACACCCCGCGCTTCCCGCGGGAGGCCAGCGGCACCAGCGGCATGACCGCCGCCATGAACGGCAGCCTCAGCCTCAGCATCGCCGACGGCTGGATTCCGGAGTTCGTGCGCCACGGCGAAAACGGCTTCATCATTCCTCACACCGACATCCACCAGCCCGACCACGTGAAGGACGCCACCGAAGCCAGCAGCCTGCTGGACGTGCTGGAAAACGACATCGTGCCGCTCTA
- a CDS encoding DNA/RNA non-specific endonuclease: MKFHFAWAAALLLTASCAKQDLSPATPAATATSTADVSSAGFPEGFNTGTKTAYTTGSVTLGSGSWTLNDALLGNTTADRKTGAQSVRVRNVGSLTMNFNATTGAGVVTVQHAVYGTDAASQWELWVSQNSGSSYAKVGSTITSSSTALSTASFTVNLSGNVRLQIRKTSGGTNRINFDNVTVEQYSGTTPPPPPPVAGDNQHLTMGNPSGAAADVSMPTNYLLNKPQYALSYHRDRGIPNWVSWHLDTSWRGSAARQDDFRADNTLPAGWYQVQATSYSGSGFDRGHNCPSADRTNTVANNSATFLMTNMIPQSPNNNQITWAALENYSRTLMDQGNELYIIMGAYGRGGTGSAGYFETIDQGRIQVPARVWKVLVVLPVGSTDVSRVSAATRIIAIDTPNQQGLTSNWGQYRTSVDAIEAATGLDLLSALPASVQQVVEAQVDNGPTN, translated from the coding sequence ATGAAATTTCACTTTGCCTGGGCAGCCGCGCTGCTGCTCACAGCCTCCTGCGCCAAGCAGGACCTGAGCCCCGCCACGCCGGCCGCCACCGCCACCAGCACTGCCGACGTGAGCAGCGCCGGCTTCCCGGAAGGCTTCAACACCGGCACCAAAACCGCCTACACCACCGGCTCCGTCACGCTCGGCTCGGGCTCCTGGACCCTCAACGACGCCCTGCTGGGCAACACCACCGCCGACCGTAAAACCGGGGCGCAGTCGGTGCGGGTGCGCAACGTGGGCTCCCTCACCATGAACTTCAACGCCACCACCGGCGCGGGCGTGGTTACGGTGCAGCACGCCGTGTACGGCACCGACGCCGCCTCGCAGTGGGAGCTGTGGGTGAGCCAGAACAGCGGCAGCAGCTACGCCAAAGTGGGCAGCACCATCACCAGCAGCAGCACCGCCCTGAGCACAGCCTCGTTTACGGTGAACCTGAGCGGCAACGTGCGCCTGCAGATCCGCAAAACCAGCGGCGGCACCAACCGCATCAACTTCGACAACGTGACGGTGGAGCAGTACAGCGGAACCACGCCGCCGCCACCACCGCCCGTGGCTGGCGACAACCAGCACCTGACCATGGGCAACCCCAGCGGGGCTGCGGCCGACGTCAGCATGCCCACCAACTACCTACTCAATAAGCCGCAGTATGCGCTGAGCTACCACCGCGACCGGGGTATTCCTAACTGGGTCAGCTGGCACTTGGATACCAGCTGGCGCGGCTCCGCCGCCCGCCAAGATGACTTCCGGGCCGACAACACCCTGCCCGCCGGCTGGTACCAAGTGCAGGCTACCAGCTACAGTGGTTCCGGCTTCGACCGTGGCCACAACTGCCCCTCCGCGGACCGCACCAACACCGTGGCCAACAACTCGGCCACGTTCCTGATGACCAACATGATTCCCCAGTCGCCCAACAACAACCAAATTACCTGGGCAGCGCTGGAAAACTACTCCCGCACGCTCATGGACCAGGGTAACGAGCTCTACATCATCATGGGCGCCTACGGCCGCGGCGGCACTGGCTCGGCCGGCTACTTCGAAACCATCGACCAGGGCCGCATCCAGGTACCGGCCCGCGTGTGGAAGGTTCTCGTGGTGCTGCCTGTCGGCAGCACCGATGTGAGCCGCGTGTCGGCTGCTACCCGCATCATCGCCATCGACACGCCCAATCAGCAGGGGCTGACCAGCAACTGGGGTCAGTATCGCACCAGCGTCGACGCCATTGAGGCTGCCACCGGCCTCGACCTACTTTCCGCTTTGCCCGCCAGCGTGCAGCAGGTGGTGGAAGCCCAGGTCGACAACGGCCCGACCAACTAA
- a CDS encoding glycoside hydrolase family 13 protein, with translation MISSRFLPLLAGVLLATAPAATALAAPAPAVTEAAAPAAKTAAIQRIDPTFWWVGMKNPKLQLLVHGPGIAGSTATLKAYEGVTLDGVQKLESPNYLLINLTISPTAKPGKLQLEFQGAKKTTFAYELKQRTTPGDKQKVQGLTQQDFIYFLMPDRFSNGDPKNDFIKDMRAPKVARDSMYARHGGDLKGIENHFDYFKSLGVTALWMTPVVENDMPKASYHGYALTDYYNTDRRYGTLEEYKQFVDRAHQNGLKVVHDVVLNHMGSKNYLFLDQPAKDWFNQWPNFTRSNYNSQALNDPYGSQLDGKLYNKGWFDTTMPDVNQSNPLVATYLIQNFLWWVEYTGLDAYRIDTYPYSDPKFLMQWGQALNDEFPNLFKFGEAWVGSTAQQAFFARNIFQPVDGFKSNLESVFDFQSQNAIHEALRGDQPNLNRVYEALQGDWMYEDATRNVTFLDNHDMSRFYSVIGEDFNKYKLGVAWLLTTRGIPQLYYGTEVLMKNFSNPDGKVREDFPGGFSGDKMNYFTAAGRTGQAGEAFNYLSKLSLYRQAHPVLATGKLMQFIPQDGVYTYFRYNDQGEAVMILLNGNKDEKTVDGARFVERTGGFSSGTEITTGASVSDLKSFKVPGRTAWVVELKK, from the coding sequence ATGATTTCTTCCCGCTTTCTGCCCTTGCTGGCTGGCGTGCTGCTGGCTACGGCGCCTGCCGCCACCGCCCTGGCTGCCCCGGCCCCGGCCGTTACCGAAGCTGCCGCCCCGGCCGCCAAAACCGCCGCCATCCAGCGCATAGACCCCACCTTCTGGTGGGTGGGCATGAAAAACCCCAAGCTGCAGTTGCTGGTCCACGGCCCCGGCATTGCCGGCAGCACCGCTACACTCAAAGCCTACGAGGGCGTGACGCTGGACGGCGTGCAGAAGCTGGAGAGCCCCAACTACCTGCTCATCAACCTCACCATCAGCCCCACGGCCAAGCCCGGCAAGCTGCAGCTGGAGTTTCAGGGCGCCAAGAAAACCACCTTCGCCTACGAGCTGAAGCAGCGCACCACGCCCGGCGACAAGCAGAAGGTGCAGGGCCTCACGCAGCAGGATTTCATCTACTTCCTGATGCCCGACCGGTTCTCGAACGGCGACCCGAAAAATGACTTCATTAAGGACATGCGCGCCCCCAAAGTGGCCCGCGACTCGATGTACGCCCGCCACGGCGGCGACCTGAAGGGCATCGAAAACCACTTCGACTACTTCAAGAGCCTGGGCGTGACGGCCCTGTGGATGACGCCGGTGGTGGAAAACGACATGCCCAAGGCCAGCTACCACGGCTACGCCCTCACCGACTACTACAACACCGACCGCCGCTACGGCACCCTAGAAGAGTACAAGCAGTTTGTGGACCGGGCCCACCAGAACGGCCTGAAAGTGGTGCACGACGTGGTGCTCAACCACATGGGCAGTAAGAACTACCTGTTCCTGGACCAGCCCGCCAAGGACTGGTTCAACCAGTGGCCCAACTTCACGCGCAGCAACTACAACTCGCAGGCTCTCAACGACCCCTACGGCTCCCAGCTGGATGGCAAGCTGTACAACAAAGGCTGGTTCGACACCACCATGCCCGACGTGAACCAGTCCAACCCACTAGTAGCTACCTACCTGATTCAGAACTTTTTGTGGTGGGTGGAATACACCGGCCTCGACGCCTACCGCATCGATACCTACCCGTATTCTGACCCCAAGTTTTTGATGCAGTGGGGCCAGGCCCTGAACGACGAGTTTCCGAACCTGTTCAAGTTTGGCGAGGCCTGGGTGGGCAGCACGGCCCAGCAGGCCTTCTTCGCCCGCAACATCTTCCAGCCGGTCGATGGCTTCAAGTCCAACCTGGAATCGGTGTTCGATTTCCAGTCGCAGAACGCCATTCACGAGGCGTTGCGGGGCGACCAGCCCAACCTGAACCGGGTGTACGAAGCTTTGCAGGGCGACTGGATGTACGAGGACGCCACCCGCAACGTCACCTTCCTCGACAACCACGACATGAGTCGCTTCTACTCGGTGATTGGGGAGGACTTCAACAAGTACAAGCTGGGCGTGGCCTGGCTGCTCACCACCCGCGGCATTCCGCAGCTCTATTACGGCACCGAGGTGCTGATGAAGAACTTCTCCAACCCCGACGGCAAGGTGCGCGAGGACTTCCCCGGCGGCTTCAGCGGCGACAAAATGAACTACTTCACGGCGGCCGGCCGCACGGGCCAGGCGGGTGAGGCGTTCAACTACCTCAGCAAGCTGAGCCTCTACCGCCAGGCCCACCCGGTGCTGGCTACTGGCAAGCTCATGCAGTTCATCCCGCAGGACGGCGTGTACACCTACTTCCGCTACAACGACCAAGGCGAGGCGGTAATGATCCTGCTCAACGGCAACAAAGACGAGAAAACCGTGGACGGCGCGCGGTTCGTGGAGCGCACCGGCGGCTTCTCGTCGGGCACGGAAATCACCACCGGCGCTTCTGTTTCGGACCTCAAGAGCTTTAAGGTGCCGGGCCGCACGGCTTGGGTGGTGGAGCTGAAAAAGTAA